A DNA window from Elephas maximus indicus isolate mEleMax1 chromosome 17, mEleMax1 primary haplotype, whole genome shotgun sequence contains the following coding sequences:
- the SCN3B gene encoding sodium channel subunit beta-3: protein MPAFNRLFSLASLVLIYWVSVCFPVCVEVPSETEAVQGNPMKLRCISCMKREEVEATTVVEWFYRPEGGKDLLIYEYRNGHQEVESPFQGRLQWNGSKDLQDVSITVLNVTLNDSGLYTCNVSREFEFEAHRPFVKTTRLIPLRVTEEAGEDFTSVVSEIMMYILLVFLTLWLLIEMVYCYRKVSKAEEAAQENASDYLAIPSENKENSAVPVEE from the exons TCAGTGTCTGCTTCCCTGTGTGTGTGGAGGTGCCCTCAGAGACGGAGGCTGTTCAGGGCAACCCCATGAAGCTTCGCTGCATCTCCTGCATGAAGAGGGAGGAGGTGGAGGCCACCACGGTGGTGGAATGGTTCTACAGGCCTGAGGGCGGTAAAGATCTCCTT ATCTATGAGTATCGAAATGGCCACCAGGAGGTGGAGAGCCCCTTCCAGGGCCGCCTGCAGTGGAACGGGAGCAAGGACCTGCAGGACGTGTCCATCACTGTGCTCAATGTCACCCTGAACGACTCCGGCCTCTACACCTGCAATGTGTCTCGGGAATTTGAGTTTGAGGCACATCGTCCCTTTGTGAAGACTACACGGCTTATCCCCCTTCGAGTCACTGAGGAGG CTGGAGAGgactttacctctgtggtctcaGAAATCATGATGTACATCCTGCTGGTCTTCCTCACCTTGTGGCTGCTCATCGAGATGGTATACTGCTACAGGAAGGTCTCAAAGGCTGAAGAGGCAGCCCAAGAAAATGC GTCTGACTACCTTGCCATCCCATCAGAGAACAAAGAGAACTCTGCAGTACCAGTGGAGGAATAG